A window of Chryseobacterium shandongense genomic DNA:
GTGAAATTTACAGGAAAAGGTATCGGAAAATCCAAAAACGAAAAGTTGGCTAAAGATAACAATCTGAAGCCCGGAACCAAAATCACCCAAAACTTGGTGTCAAGTCTTAAAACCAATATTCCTAAAGATTTTATCAAAAAAGGATATGCCGATGCGCAAATTACCATTCAGGATAAAGTCAATGCCGGGGACCCTAACCTTGTAGACTGGACTATCAATGTAGATAAAGGAAAAAGAATCAAGATCGATCATATCGAGTTTGAAGGAAATACAGCTGTATCTGATAGAAAACTCAGAAAAAAAGCATTTAAAGAAACCAAACAAAAAAGATTCGGAATCGGAGGTATTCTGAAATCTTCAAAATTTATTGAAGAAAAGTATCAGGAAGATAAGCAGAATCTTATCAGTTACTACAACTCATTAGGCTACAGAGATGCAAAAGTTCTTTCGGATTCTGTTTGGAGAAACAAAAGAAATAATTACGAGATCAATGTGAAGCTTAATGAGGGGAAGCAGTATTACATAGGAGATATTACATTTACCGGAAATACCGTTTATTCTACGGATTATTTACAGAGACTCTTGGGATATAAAAAAGGTGATATTTACGATGCAGTAGGATTCAATAAAAAGGTGGGAGAAGACGGTGGTAAAGAAGATGATTCCGATATTAAATCCGTCTACATGAACAATGGTTATCTTTTCTCAAATGTAATGCCTGTTGAAAAATCAGTAGACGGAGATAAGGTCAACCTTGAAATTCGTATCAATGAAGGAGAAAAAGCAACTTGGAACAGAGTGACTTGGGAAGGAAACACAACCACCCATGATCATGTTATCCTTAGAGCTCTAAGGACTAAGCCAGGAAATCTTTTTGCTAAGAGCGATATCAAAAGAACATATTTTGACCTTGCAGGGATGCAGTTTTTTGATCCGCAGCAGGTAGGGCAGGACATCCAGCCAAATCAGCAGGATAATACCGTGGACATCAATTGGAAGCTTGTTGAAAAAGGATCTTCCCAGGTTCAGTTACAGGCAGGTTATGGTGGTAACAGCTTTATCGGTACTTTAGGACTTACATTCAATAACTTTTCATTAAGAAACTTCCTTAAATTTAAAGATTTTAAACCGGTACCGCAGGGTGACGGACAAACGTTGTCGCTTCAGGCTCAGGCAGGACAGTATTTCCAGAATTATAGCATTGGATTTACGGAGCCTTGGTTGTTTGGAACAAGACCAACTGCATTATCCGTGAGTCTCAATAACTCCAGGGTTAGATATTCAGATGCTTACGGATCCTCTCAGAAATTGAATATTTTCTCCGCTTCGGTAGGATTAAACAGATTATTGAAGTGGCCGGATGATTATTTCTCATTGTATACCGGGCTGCAGTTTCAGAAATATGACTTTAATAACTATCCTTTCGATTTCGGAGGAACTACAGAATATTACGGTACAGCGAATAACTTTAGTATCAATTTAGGGCTGAGCAGAAACTCTGCAGGAATTGACCCTATTTTCCCAACGGTAGGATCCAATCTTGACCTTTCGGTAAAATTCACCCCACCATATTCACTGTTTAGTAATAAGGATTATTCTACACTTACTCCTACCGAAAAGTATAAGTGGATGGAGTTCTATAAGGTGAAATTTAAAGCGGATGTTTATAACGAAATTGTTGGAAAACTTGTATTAAGGTCTTCTGCAGAAATGGGCTTTATGGATGGTTACAACAAAGAGTTGGGAGCACCACCTTTTGAAAGATTCTATGTTGGTGGTACGGGACTTTTCGGAGGCCGTTTTGACGGTAGAGAATTGATTCCGTTGAGAGGATACGAAAATGCTTCTACATACGGAGGAACTTCTGATGATATTACCCCCGCTGGTGGAGGTACTATTTACAACAGATTTACGTTAGAATTAAGATACCCGATTTCATTGAACCAGACTGCAAAAATTTATGCACTTACATTCGCGGAAGGAGGTAACGTTTGGAATTCATGGGGAAGCTATAATCCGTTCCAGCTCAAAAGATCAATTGGTATAGGAGTGAGAGTTTACATGGGAGCATTCGGCTTGATTGGGTTTGACTTCGCTTATGGATTCGATAAAACTGTTTCAGGAACGGAACCTTCCGGATGGAAAACACACTTCCTGATGAACCAATCTTTATAATTCATCTTATGAAAAATTTTAGAATTGTTTTCTCATTCTTCTTATTTTTAATCTTCAGTATAAGCAATGCCCAGAAAGTGGGTGTTGTTGATACAGATTATATTCTGAACAAGATGCCGCAGTATAAAGAAGCTGAAGCAAGACTGAATGCCCAAATCGATACATGGCAATCAGAACTTCAGAATCTGCAGTCAGAATATGAACGTAAAAGATCTGCCTTTGAAAGTGAAAAAGTACTCTTAATTGGAGATCAGCTCAAGCTTAGAGAAAAAGAAGTAATGGATTTGGAAAAAAATATCAAAACCACTACAAGCTTACGTTTCGGAGCAACCGGTGAGATCAAAAAGCTGAGAACCAATCTTGTTCAGCCGTTTCAGGATCAAATTTGGGGAGCAATAAAAACAATGGCAGAAAAAAACGGAATAGGCATCGTGATTGATAAAACAAGCAACAATGTACTATTCCTTCAGAAAAGATTCGATTACTCAGATAAAGTACTGGATATTTTATTAAAAGATACCGATAAAAAAGAAAAAACTAAAACACGAAAATAAAAGTTTAACTTTTATTAAATTTACAGATCTAAAAACAAATTAAATTATTTATTTACCAATTATGAAAAAATTAAGTGTATTATTTGCAGCGGTAATGATGGTTGTATCGGTAGGTATGGCAAAAGCTCAAAAAATTGCAACTTTAGACGTTATAGGTGTGCTTAATGTAATGCCTGAAAAGAAAAAAGCAGATACCGATCTTAAAGCCTTCTTAGATACAAAACAAGCTGAAATTAAGAAAAAGGCTGATGCAGCGCAAGCCAAATTTCAACAGTATCAATCAGAAGCTGCTAAAAAAACAGCTGAAGAAAATACTGCCAGAGAAGCAGAAATGAAGAAGCTAAGTGATGAAATTCAGCAGATGAATGACAAAGCTCAGAAAGATTTTGTAGCAAAGCAAGATGCCGCTTATGAACCAATTGAGAAAAAACTAAATGATGCCGTTTCAAAGGTTGCGAAAGCAAACGGATACGATTATATCATGGATGCAAATTCTTCTGCATTCGTATTCAAAGGAGGTCCGGATGCTACTGCTGCCGTGAAGAAAGAATTAGGTGTTCAATAATTAGAAGATATTTAAAAACATTTATAAAAAACCATCTCTCATCGGGGTGGTTTTTTTATTTTTGCAGCATGGAAAAAGAAGTATCAACCACGGTTAAGGTGCGGTTTAGTGATTGTGATCCGATTGGTCATTTAAATAATGTGAAATATCTTGACTATATGTTCAACGCAAGGGAAGATCACGTAGAAACTTTCTACGGATTCACTTATGAAGAATATAGGAAGCTTACGGGCTGCACCTGGATTGCTATTCAGAATGAGATCGCTTACCTTAAGGAAGTAAAATACAATACCTCTGTTGTGATCAGCAGCAAAACCATAGAAGTTCAGGACAGAACGGCAAAGGTTGAAATTCTAATGAAAAGTTTAGATGAAAAAGCCATCCATGCCGTGTTATGGGTTACGGTAATATATTTCAATGTAAAGACTAGAAAATCGGAAGTACATCCTGAAGACATCAAGGAAACTTTCAATAAATTTTATGTAGATTTAGAACAGAAAGATTTTCGGTCAAGAGTTAAATTTTTAAGATCGCAGAACGCAAAAAATTCATAATGAAAAAAATATTGGTAATAGGTGGAAACGGACAGCTGGGAAATTGTATCAGAAAAATCGCTCCAGATTATGAGCTTGATTACGAATTCACTTTTACAGACTCTCAAACATTGGATGTCACAGATGAAGATCAGGTAAATTCATATTTTTATGACAACAAACCAGATTTTTGCATCAACGCATCAGCTTTTACAGCAGTAGACCTTGCAGAAAAAGAAAAGGAAAAAGCTTTTGCCGTAAATGCAGATGGGGTTGCTCACCTTGCAAAGGCCTGTAAAGAATTCAATGCAATACTTATACATGTCTCCACCGATTACGTTTTTGATGGTGAAACCAATCTCTCTTATTCGGAAGACGACTTTACCAACCCGATTGGCGTTTATGGAGAATCAAAATTAAAAGGTGAAGAACTTGCTTTAGACGCAAACCCGAAAACAATTATTCTTAGAACATCATGGCTTTATTCGGAATTCAATAAGAATTTTGTTAAAACAATGCTCCATCTCTTTTCCCAAAAAGAAGAACTAGGAATTGTGGCAGATCAGTTCGGACAACCAACCAATGCCAACGATCTCGCTGAAGCCATTATGGAAATTATCGAAACTCCTCAGAAAAGTTACGGAGTGTTTCATTTCTCAAACTATCCTGAAACAACATGGTTTGCATTTGCGAGAAAAATAGCTGAATTTTCAAAATCAGATATTAAGCTCAACCCCTTAACCACCGATCAGTATCCAACGCCGGCAAAAAGACCCAAAAGAAGTACAATGTGCCTGGATAAAATTGAAGAAATTTATAAGATTGAACCGAAACATTGGGAAAATAGCCTGGAAGAATGTATCAATATTCTTGCACAATAATATAACATACAGCAATGAGAAAAATAATATTTACTGTCTTTGTTTTTATCGCTCAGTTTTTCTGTGCACAGAATGTATTCTTAACCAAAGTTGAGAAAACGAACGAAAATACAGACAAATTTTTATATAAAATTGAAGATGAAAAAAAAGATGCTGAATATCTTGGAGAGATCGAAGTACAGGGATTCTCAAATAATGATGCTGAGGTTTTCTCATTAATTTATAAAAAAGCAAAAGACATCGGAGCAAATGCCTTCGCTTTAAAACCTTTCGAAACCGTAGACGGTTCTTTACAAAATTTTAATCCGGCAAATTACAGATTGTCTTTGTATCATCTCCCGAAAGAAAAATTGTTGAATCAGACAGGAAATCTCTATTTGTTTGCCTCTTCAGAAAAAGATCAGAAAATTGCTATAAATATGGCCGACTACATTATTTCTCCTAGGTCATATATGGTCATACAAACGATATCAGGAGAAATTTATACCATCTCAACAAAAAAACTATTAGGCTCAACCATAAAAATTCAGCCAAAAGAAAACAGCTCCAATCAATACTTCCAGATTTCAGCTGCAAAAATAAAATCAGATGAAACAGGAGTTGGAGGCCTCAATTTAAAAAGTGGGGATATTATCGGACTTGAAAAATCATACGCCGAATTTCTCAGTGTCATTTATAATAAGCAAAAAGCAGAGTGAAAACTTTGCTTTTTCTAATTAATTAAATCTTTTTAAAATTTCCATAGTAGTTTTTCTCATATACCAAGCCTCAATTTGTAAAAAACAAATCGGCTCACTCACCAACCCTTTTACACTCGTACCCTCCCCCCTCACTCTCAAACTTTTTTCCGGGAGCTATTTCCGGCTTTCACTACTCGCTTTTTCTGCTAATTGTTTGCGGCGGCTTTGCCGCCGCAAACAATTAGCAGAAAAGAGCTCAGACATGCTGTTCGATCCGGGCTAGGGTGGAAGTTATAAGTGAGAAGTGAGAAGTGAGAAGTGAAAAGTGAAAAGTGAAAAGTAAGAAATAGAAACATCCGGGGTTTAAATTCAGGATTTACATGCA
This region includes:
- a CDS encoding OmpH family outer membrane protein, giving the protein MKNFRIVFSFFLFLIFSISNAQKVGVVDTDYILNKMPQYKEAEARLNAQIDTWQSELQNLQSEYERKRSAFESEKVLLIGDQLKLREKEVMDLEKNIKTTTSLRFGATGEIKKLRTNLVQPFQDQIWGAIKTMAEKNGIGIVIDKTSNNVLFLQKRFDYSDKVLDILLKDTDKKEKTKTRK
- the bamA gene encoding outer membrane protein assembly factor BamA — encoded protein: MKFRLLPIIMFVASAHFYGQVTPQDSTQVNTSVQAGNQAGTYTLKDIVVDGVKKYTPAQILRFTGLSKGETVDIPGQKISNAVKKLWDTQSFSEVEVYVQSIEGETIILKFYLQDLKDLGEVKFTGKGIGKSKNEKLAKDNNLKPGTKITQNLVSSLKTNIPKDFIKKGYADAQITIQDKVNAGDPNLVDWTINVDKGKRIKIDHIEFEGNTAVSDRKLRKKAFKETKQKRFGIGGILKSSKFIEEKYQEDKQNLISYYNSLGYRDAKVLSDSVWRNKRNNYEINVKLNEGKQYYIGDITFTGNTVYSTDYLQRLLGYKKGDIYDAVGFNKKVGEDGGKEDDSDIKSVYMNNGYLFSNVMPVEKSVDGDKVNLEIRINEGEKATWNRVTWEGNTTTHDHVILRALRTKPGNLFAKSDIKRTYFDLAGMQFFDPQQVGQDIQPNQQDNTVDINWKLVEKGSSQVQLQAGYGGNSFIGTLGLTFNNFSLRNFLKFKDFKPVPQGDGQTLSLQAQAGQYFQNYSIGFTEPWLFGTRPTALSVSLNNSRVRYSDAYGSSQKLNIFSASVGLNRLLKWPDDYFSLYTGLQFQKYDFNNYPFDFGGTTEYYGTANNFSINLGLSRNSAGIDPIFPTVGSNLDLSVKFTPPYSLFSNKDYSTLTPTEKYKWMEFYKVKFKADVYNEIVGKLVLRSSAEMGFMDGYNKELGAPPFERFYVGGTGLFGGRFDGRELIPLRGYENASTYGGTSDDITPAGGGTIYNRFTLELRYPISLNQTAKIYALTFAEGGNVWNSWGSYNPFQLKRSIGIGVRVYMGAFGLIGFDFAYGFDKTVSGTEPSGWKTHFLMNQSL
- the rfbD gene encoding dTDP-4-dehydrorhamnose reductase yields the protein MKKILVIGGNGQLGNCIRKIAPDYELDYEFTFTDSQTLDVTDEDQVNSYFYDNKPDFCINASAFTAVDLAEKEKEKAFAVNADGVAHLAKACKEFNAILIHVSTDYVFDGETNLSYSEDDFTNPIGVYGESKLKGEELALDANPKTIILRTSWLYSEFNKNFVKTMLHLFSQKEELGIVADQFGQPTNANDLAEAIMEIIETPQKSYGVFHFSNYPETTWFAFARKIAEFSKSDIKLNPLTTDQYPTPAKRPKRSTMCLDKIEEIYKIEPKHWENSLEECINILAQ
- a CDS encoding OmpH family outer membrane protein; translation: MKKLSVLFAAVMMVVSVGMAKAQKIATLDVIGVLNVMPEKKKADTDLKAFLDTKQAEIKKKADAAQAKFQQYQSEAAKKTAEENTAREAEMKKLSDEIQQMNDKAQKDFVAKQDAAYEPIEKKLNDAVSKVAKANGYDYIMDANSSAFVFKGGPDATAAVKKELGVQ
- a CDS encoding acyl-CoA thioesterase; its protein translation is MEKEVSTTVKVRFSDCDPIGHLNNVKYLDYMFNAREDHVETFYGFTYEEYRKLTGCTWIAIQNEIAYLKEVKYNTSVVISSKTIEVQDRTAKVEILMKSLDEKAIHAVLWVTVIYFNVKTRKSEVHPEDIKETFNKFYVDLEQKDFRSRVKFLRSQNAKNS